From the genome of Paraburkholderia aromaticivorans, one region includes:
- a CDS encoding YMGG-like glycine zipper-containing protein, giving the protein MKRFAVVTLASMSALALAQKPAVYPAHGQSQQQQMSDDGACYAWAKQSTGIDPAVVAQTPATPSGPTGARVRGAARGAAAGAIVGDVSDNDAGHGAAVGATAGALAGGVRSRQQHAAQAQTAQANQQSAMSTYWRAYGACMQGKGYTVQ; this is encoded by the coding sequence ATGAAACGATTCGCCGTGGTGACCCTGGCCAGTATGAGCGCGCTCGCTCTGGCGCAAAAACCGGCCGTCTATCCCGCGCACGGACAAAGCCAACAGCAGCAGATGTCGGACGACGGAGCATGTTACGCGTGGGCGAAGCAGAGCACCGGTATCGACCCCGCCGTGGTCGCGCAAACGCCTGCGACACCGTCGGGTCCGACCGGCGCGCGCGTCCGCGGTGCGGCACGCGGGGCGGCGGCGGGCGCAATCGTGGGTGACGTGAGTGACAACGACGCCGGGCATGGCGCCGCGGTCGGCGCGACCGCGGGTGCGCTCGCCGGCGGCGTACGCAGCCGTCAACAACACGCCGCGCAGGCGCAAACGGCACAGGCCAACCAGCAGTCGGCAATGAGCACCTATTGGCGCGCTTACGGAGCGTGCATGCAAGGCAAAGGCTATACGGTTCAATAG
- a CDS encoding fused MFS/spermidine synthase has product MLLLFASGAASLIYQVLWIKQLALVVGVDVQAVTAGVSAFFAGLAIGGWLLGRLADRLARPLLLYAALEGGALLLALAGTIALAHAAAPFAWLQNRAGLLAWALPFALVGLPAVLMGGTLPVLMRALGPRATRLGRVGARLYAANTGGAIAGTLAAAFMLIPLLGVQGSALAAAALNALAALIALLIGRITSARSPADGQPLAAASSVETAAGQAAPGARLAVALYALAGGIALGYEVVWSQLIVQFISTRSFAFAIVLATYLLGLTLGSALSARHVDRARDPWGVFALLIVAAGLVALLELAALGGWLLQWQNLAREATFSATGSLLAAMCAGFAVAAACIVFVPTLLLGAAFPFALRVSVDARHTGRDVGAVLALNTAGGIGGTLLAGFLLVPVLGLVHALAALAVLAGAVGALAVWRGEGVRRGARWGVPVLTAATLCAVLLTPSERLATLLAAARGGNLVAYEESAGGTVAVVAQGAGQKQFRRLYIQGVSNSGDAMTSLRYMRLQALLPLLVHRHTPRSALVIGLGTGITGGALLRWPGLDQRVVAELLPAVVRAAPQFNGNYGVSTDPRVDIRLRDGRRELLRNSERYDLITLEPPPPSAAGVVNLYSSDFYRLAASRLRPDGIVAQWLPLPTQNEDDTRSLIQSFIQVFPYAALWTTELHEMMLIGSMQPIELDVPRIASRFAQPQVAASLREVGVASPAALLATWITDRAGLAYYTADAPPVTDDRPRIEYAAWVRRDGFPDTLTHLLALRSEPPLLHADDTFRAALNAERGALQSFYAAGLDAYRGEREAWSRDIGDALQAQPDNPYFRWFVGDEP; this is encoded by the coding sequence ATGCTCCTGCTTTTCGCATCGGGTGCCGCGTCACTGATTTACCAGGTGCTGTGGATCAAACAATTGGCGCTCGTCGTGGGTGTCGACGTGCAGGCGGTCACCGCCGGCGTCAGCGCCTTCTTCGCGGGTCTCGCGATAGGCGGCTGGCTGCTTGGCAGGCTCGCCGACCGCCTCGCGCGGCCGTTGCTGCTTTACGCCGCACTGGAAGGCGGCGCGCTACTGCTGGCGCTGGCGGGCACCATTGCGCTGGCGCACGCGGCCGCGCCGTTCGCATGGCTGCAGAATCGTGCCGGACTACTTGCATGGGCATTGCCGTTCGCGCTGGTCGGCCTGCCTGCGGTACTGATGGGCGGCACGCTGCCGGTCTTGATGCGTGCGTTGGGCCCCCGTGCCACCCGGCTCGGCCGCGTTGGCGCGCGTCTGTACGCGGCCAATACGGGCGGCGCGATCGCCGGTACGCTCGCCGCCGCCTTCATGCTGATTCCATTGCTTGGCGTGCAAGGCAGCGCATTGGCCGCAGCCGCACTGAACGCGTTGGCCGCGCTGATCGCATTGCTCATTGGCCGCATCACTTCTGCCCGCTCGCCTGCCGATGGACAGCCGCTTGCCGCGGCCTCCTCCGTTGAAACAGCAGCGGGTCAAGCCGCACCCGGCGCACGCCTCGCCGTTGCCCTTTACGCGCTCGCCGGCGGCATCGCGCTGGGTTACGAAGTGGTGTGGTCACAACTGATTGTCCAGTTCATCAGCACCCGCAGCTTCGCTTTTGCGATCGTGCTCGCCACGTATCTACTCGGGCTCACGCTCGGCAGCGCGCTCAGTGCGCGACATGTCGATCGCGCGCGCGATCCGTGGGGCGTGTTCGCACTGCTGATCGTCGCCGCCGGACTCGTCGCGCTGCTGGAACTCGCCGCGTTGGGCGGCTGGCTGCTGCAATGGCAAAACCTCGCTCGCGAGGCGACATTCTCCGCCACCGGCAGCCTGCTCGCCGCCATGTGCGCGGGCTTCGCCGTCGCGGCGGCTTGTATCGTCTTCGTACCTACGCTGTTGCTGGGCGCGGCGTTCCCGTTCGCGCTGCGCGTGAGCGTGGATGCCCGGCACACCGGCCGCGATGTCGGCGCCGTGCTGGCGCTCAATACTGCGGGCGGTATCGGCGGCACGCTGCTAGCCGGCTTCCTGCTCGTGCCGGTACTCGGGCTGGTCCATGCGCTCGCGGCGCTTGCCGTGCTCGCCGGCGCAGTCGGCGCGCTCGCCGTGTGGCGCGGTGAGGGCGTGCGGCGCGGCGCTCGCTGGGGTGTGCCGGTGCTGACGGCGGCAACCCTGTGTGCCGTGCTGCTGACACCGTCGGAGCGTCTCGCCACCCTGCTCGCCGCCGCGCGCGGCGGCAACCTGGTCGCCTATGAGGAAAGCGCCGGCGGCACCGTCGCCGTCGTCGCACAGGGCGCGGGCCAGAAACAGTTCCGGCGCCTCTACATTCAGGGGGTCTCCAATTCCGGCGACGCGATGACCTCGTTGCGCTATATGCGTCTGCAAGCGCTGCTGCCGCTGCTGGTTCACCGCCACACGCCGCGCAGCGCGCTTGTCATCGGACTGGGTACGGGGATCACCGGTGGCGCGCTGCTCAGGTGGCCCGGCCTCGACCAACGCGTGGTTGCCGAGCTGCTGCCGGCGGTCGTGCGCGCCGCGCCGCAGTTCAACGGCAACTACGGCGTCAGCACCGACCCGCGCGTCGACATCCGCCTGCGCGACGGACGGCGTGAACTGTTGCGCAACAGCGAACGTTACGATCTGATCACGCTCGAACCGCCGCCGCCCTCGGCAGCCGGCGTGGTCAATCTCTACTCGTCGGATTTCTACCGGCTGGCGGCCTCGCGTCTGCGCCCGGATGGCATCGTCGCGCAGTGGCTGCCCCTGCCGACCCAAAATGAAGATGACACCCGCTCGCTGATCCAGAGCTTCATTCAGGTGTTTCCGTACGCCGCGCTGTGGACCACCGAGTTGCACGAGATGATGCTGATCGGTTCGATGCAGCCGATCGAACTCGATGTGCCGCGCATCGCATCGCGCTTTGCGCAACCGCAGGTGGCTGCGTCGCTGCGCGAGGTCGGCGTGGCTTCGCCCGCGGCGCTGCTGGCGACCTGGATCACCGATCGCGCAGGCCTTGCGTATTACACCGCGGATGCCCCGCCCGTGACCGACGACCGGCCACGCATCGAATACGCGGCATGGGTGCGGCGCGACGGTTTCCCGGACACGCTCACGCACCTGCTCGCGCTTCGCAGCGAGCCGCCGTTGCTCCACGCCGACGACACTTTCCGCGCGGCCTTGAACGCGGAGCGCGGTGCGCTGCAAAGCTTCTATGCCGCGGGGCTCGACGCCTATCGCGGCGAGCGTGAGGCGTGGTCTCGCGATATTGGCGACGCATTACAGGCGCAACCCGACAATCCCTACTTCCGGTGGTTCGTCGGCGACGAACCATAG